A genome region from Populus alba chromosome 5, ASM523922v2, whole genome shotgun sequence includes the following:
- the LOC118034930 gene encoding transcription factor MYB61 — MGRHSCCYKQKLRKGLWSPEEDEKLLNYITKHGHGCWSSVPKQADLQRCGKSCRLRWINYLRPDLKRGAFSQQEENLIIELHAVLGNRWSQIAAQLPGRTDNEIKNLWNSCIKKKLRQRGIDPNTHKPLSEVENCKEKQQPTADKSNEKVSNVSNELNLIEAATLQPPPISSSSKINNSKDRNSGGSNMTNTPPTKEFFLDRFGTSHESSPASCRPSDLMGYFPFQKLDYKPSIGLSMNPNTTLCFNPNSSSEMISHEFNSCMTPPTILPSVSTSMFQTPIRVKPSVSLPSDHNPSVGSCDVNGVRNWEASSFSNNGSGSNGSSNSIELQSNTNFYESSAFSWGLADCGKSGEESHLRSLENDTAEDIKWSEYLNTTFFLGSTIQNQTSQHVYSEVKPETHFIAEGSSASWIPNQHQQASQPADIYTKDLQRLAVVYGQSL, encoded by the exons ATGGGGAGGCATTCTTGCTGTTACAAGCAGAAGTTAAGAAAAGGCCTGTGGTCTCCTGAGGAAGATGAGAAGCTTCTGAATTATATTACTAAGCATGGACATGGCTGTTGGAGCTCTGTCCCTAAACAAGCAG ATTTGCAGAGGTGTGGAAAGAGCTGCAGGTTAAGATGGATTAACTACTTGAGGCCTGATTTGAAGAGAGGAGCTTTTTCACAGCAGGAAGAAAACTTGATAATTGAACTACATGCAGTTCTTGGCAATAG ATGGTCTCAGATTGCAGCACAGTTACCTGGAAGAACTGATAATGAGATAAAGAATTTATGGAACTCCTGCATTAAGAAGAAGCTGAGGCAGAGGGGCATTGACCCCAACACTCACAAACCTCTCTCTGAAGTTGAGAATTGTAAAGAGAAGCAGCAGCCTACAGCTGACAAGAGCAATGAGAAAGTTTCTAATGTATCGAATGAACTGAACCTCATTGAGGCAGCTACTTTACAACCACCACCAATTTCTTCCAGCTCAAAGATCAACAACAGTAAGGACAGGAATAGTGGTGGCAGCAACATGACAAATACACCACCGACAAAGGAATTCTTCCTGGATAGGTTTGGTACCTCCCATGAAAGCTCCCCTGCCAGTTGCAGGCCTTCTGATTTGATGGGGTATTTTCCTTTCCAGAAGTTGGATTACAAACCTAGTATAGGCCTCTCAATGAATCCAAATACCACTCTCTGCTTCAATCCAAATTCCTCTTCTGAGATGATTTCTCATGAGTTCAATTCTTGTATGACACCACCGACTATTCTCCCATCTGTGTCAACCTCTATGTTCCAAACTCCAATACGTGTAAAGCCTTCTGTTAGTCTTCCATCTGATCATAATCCTTCTGTAGGCTCTTGTGATGTCAATGGGGTTCGGAACTGGGAAGCAAGCAGCTTCAGCAACAATGGAAGTGGAAGCAATGGAAGCAGTAACAGTATTGAATTGCAAAGCAACACCAATTTCTACGAGAGCAGCGCCTTCTCATGGGGGTTGGCTGATTGTGGGAAATCCGGCGAGGAATCTCACCTTCGGTCACTCGAAAACGACACAGCTGAAGACATCAAATGGTCTGAATATCTTAACACCACATTCTTTCTTGGAAGCACAATACAAAACCAAACATCTCAACATGTGTACAGTGAAGTGAAACCAGAAACACACTTCATAGCAGAAGGTTCAAGTGCTAGTTGGATACCGAACCAGCATCAACAAGCTTCACAGCCAGCAGACATCTATACCAAGGATCTGCAAAGACTTGCTGTGGTTTATGGACAATCCCTTtag
- the LOC118035007 gene encoding pectin acetylesterase 12: MKFFSFWAVAVAVCLFGVWVVDGFLEMNEEEIFYTEANASYYIESKAYNPNNALLVGLTLIKSAAAKGAVCLDGTLPGYHWHRGYGSGANSWLIQLEGGGWCNSVRACVYRKTTRRGSSNYMEKQLAFTGILSNKAVENPDFFNWNRVKLRYCDGASFTGDSEHKAAQLQFRGQRIWLAAMEDLMSKGMRYANQALLSGCSAGGLASILHCDEFRNFFPRKTRVKCLSDAGLFLDAVDVSGGRTLRNLYGGVVGLQGVQNNLPRICINHLDPTSCFFPQNVIGNVKTPLFILNAAYDSWQIQSSLAPPTADPAGYWSNCRKDHSKCSASQIQFLQGFRNQMLNAIKGFSRSRQNGLFINSCFAHCQSERQDTWFADNSPVLGNKPIALAVGDWYFDRSGEKAIDCPYPCDSSCHNLVFR, from the exons atgaagtttttcaGCTTCTGGGCTGTGGCTGTTGCTGTTTGTCTTTTTGGGGTATGGGTGGTGGATGGGTTCCTGGAGATGAATGAAGAAGAGATATTTTACACTGAAGCTAATGCTTCTTATTACATTGAATCTAAAGCTTATAATCCCAATAATGCTTTGTTGGTTGGCCTTACTCTTATCAAATCAGCTGCTGCTAAAGGAGCAG TCTGTTTGGATGGAACATTGCCTGGATACCATTGGCATCGTGGGTATGGTTCAGGAGCAAATAGTTGGCTTATTCAATTGGAG GGAGGAGGATGGTGTAATTCTGTTAGAGCTTGTGTTTACCGAAAAACAACTCGGCGAGGCTCATCTAACTACATGGAAAAGCAGTTGGCATTCACTGGAATACTGAGCAATAAAGCTGTAGAAAATCCTG ATTTTTTCAACTGGAACAGAGTAAAACTTAGATACTGTGATGGTGCCTCTTTTACGGGGGACAGCGAACACAAG gCTGCACAACTTCAATTTAGAGGACAACGTATATGGTTAGCTGCAATGGAAGATTTAATGTCTAAGGGGATGCGCTATGCCAATCAG GCTCTTCTTTCTGGCTGCTCTGCTGGGGGTCTAGCTTCCATTTTACACTGTGACGAGTTTAGGAACTTCTTTCCGAGAAAAACTAGAGTGAAATGCCTAAGTGATGCTGGTTTATTCCTTGATGC AGTTGATGTTTCTGGTGGGCGAACGTTAAGAAACTTATATGGTGGTGTTGTGGGCTTGCAG GGGGTGCAGAATAACCTTCCACGCATATGCATCAACCACCTTGATCCAACTTCG TGCTTCTTCCCTCAAAACGTAATTGGCAATGTTAAAACCCCACTGTTCATTCTCAACGCAGCTTATGATTCATGGCAG ATCCAGTCCAGCTTAGCCCCACCAACTGCAGATCCTGCTGGCTATTGGAGTAATTGCAGAAAGGACCACTCAAAATGTTCTGCATCCCAAATCCAGTTTTTGcaag GATTcagaaatcaaatgttgaatgcGATAAAAGGCTTTTCAAGGTCTAGACAGAATGGCTTGTTTATAAATTCATGTTTTGCTCATTGCCAATCAGAGAGGCAAGATACATGGTTTGCCGATAATTCCCCCGTACTTGGGAACAAG CCAATTGCACTTGCTGTTGGAGATTGGTATTTCGACCGGTCGGGCGAGAAGGCTATTGACTGTCCCTACCCCTGTGACAGCAGTTGCCACAATCTGGTTTTCAGATGA